A window of Bacillus toyonensis BCT-7112 genomic DNA:
TTTAGCCTTATCTATCCTTTTCTGTAATACAAATGATTACGTTTATTATTCAAAAGTAGGAATTTTTATTTTTATAAATCATAAAAATTTTAATTTGGATGCCGGTTTACCTGTATACCTTTGGTCGGCTACATGTGATTCAGCTTGGTCCTTCCATGCCACTCAAAAATCCAGTCAAAAAAAGAGGGAGAAGGCATTTTTTATTGAAGTTTGTTAATAGTAGCTTTTTAATTTGTTAGGGGGGATTGTAAAGTAGACTATTAATCTCTTTGATAATTTTAATTTTTCTTATAGTACAGGGCAAGCTGTATAAAAAAATTTAATTTCGAAAGGAGAATCAATAAATATGAGCACGAAAAGAAGGATAGGGAATAGGTTATTACTTGTTAGTGCAATTTGTACAATAGCTATTCCTTCAGTTTCATATGCGGAGGAAGTAATTTCACCTGAAAATTTTGTGAATGATTCAAGTTTGTATGAGGGACGGAATACGGATGTATTAAAATCAAGCTTATATCCTTGTACATATAAAAATCCGTTCAATCACCAATTTATTTCGACATTAAAGGAAACAAACAACAATATAAAAAAAATAGACAATCCTGAAAGTGAAAATCCTGTTATAGCTACTACCCTTTCATTTATCCGTTATATGGATACAGAAGACTATAAATCTGCAATTGATTTAACTTCTCGATCATTACAGAAAGTAATATCCGAAGAATGGCTGAAGAGTTATTGGAAGGAACTCCCTGCGCAATTACAAGCAGGTTCTTTTAAGGAGATTGGAGAGGTAACACAAAAAGAGACAAATTCTGTTCATACAAATGTAGAGATTAAATTAGTTTTTGAACAATTTACAGTACCTTTATTAATTAAGCTAGATCCATCTGGAAAAATAGATGATTTTCAACTTAGTATGTCGTTTAGTCCAGTTGCAGAGCGTCCGTCATATAGTAAGCCTGAATCCTTTGTTGATAAAGAAGTAGTGGTTGGAAGTGGTGCGTTTCCATTATCAGGAACATTGTCTGTTCCGAAGGGGAAGGGTCCTTTCCCAGCGGTTATTCTTGTTCAAGGATCTGGAGCAACCGATCAGGATGAAACAGCGTTTGCTTTAAAACCATTTCGTGATTTAGCTGAAGGTCTTGCCTCGAAAGGAATTGCTGTCCTTCGCTATAATAAACGAACTTATGAACATGGATTGAAAACACAATCCAGTCCTTTTTATACAGTGGACAAAGAGACAACAGATGATGCTCTTCTTGTGACTCATTTTCTTAAAAATGAATCTCTGATAGATAAGAATCAAATTTATATTCTTGGTCATAGTCAAGGTGGAATGATGCTTCCGAAAATGATTGAAAAAGACCAAAATCAAAATATTGCTGGGGCGATTGTGATGGGAGGACCAGCCCGTACGATTCAAGATGTTGTTTTAGATCAATTTGAGTATCTTTTTTCTATTGGAGCAATGAAACCGGATGAATATAAATTTTACAAATCGCAATTTGAATTATTAAATGATCCCAACTTCTCTAGTCAGAATCCTCCAAAAGGTTTTTATTTAGGATCAGCAGTATTTTGGGATTCTATTCGTAAAGTTAAAGCAGCAGAAATGTCAAAAGAACAAAAGACACCGCTTCTAATTATTCAAGGAGAAAGAGACTATCAAGTTCAATCAAAAATCGAAATTCCTCTATGGAAAGAGCAATTAAAAGAACGAGATAACGTTGATTATCGACTATATCCAAAGTTAAATCACTTCTTTACAGAAGGAGATGGAGAATTAAGTAAACCGGATGAATATTATAGTCCTGCTAATATCCCTGAGTATGTAATAAATGATATTGCTACTTGGGTGCAAGGAAGATCGAAATAAAATTAGCACCCTTCTTTGTGCCTCCGCCATGTTTCAAATACGCCAATTACTCCTCCAAAAGAAGAAACGAGAATGGAGCGAATATAAAGCGATTTATGTCATAAAAGAGTACTTGCTACTTATTTATTATTCTTTACAAAAAGAAGCCAAAGAATGAACAAAGATATTATTTCATCTCTTCAATCTCTAACATAAAAACAGATAAAGATCTTTAATAGGTATGAGAAGTATTGTTTGGCTTCTGGTGAAAAGACGTGAAACTAGTTTCGATATAGTAATAATAAAGATGCTTAATTTTGATATAGAATATAATAGCCTTACTACATATTGAATGTAGTAAGGCTATTTAAAGATTTGAAAACAGGATAAACTTATTCAAAATTGCCTACCAAAAATGATGGAAAATTAGATTTATAGTCTTATTTCTTACTGCATCTTGTAACTACAGCTTAGCTAGCTCTAAAGAAATAACAAACCGTTTTCTCATTCGATAATTCCAATTTCTAGAGCCTTCTGGACAGCTTCTTCCTTGTTACGTACTCCTAACTTTGTGTAAGCCGAGGAAGCATAGTTTCTGACCGTACCATTCGATAAATATAGCCTTGAAGCTATCGTATTGTATCGAAGTCCTTTTGCTACTAGTTGCAATATTTCTATCTCTCTGGCTGTTAGTTCATAAGCAGTTGCTTTTGATTGTGGTGTCTCGTTTTGCTCATCAAACTGCTCAAATATTTTGTGAGACATACCCTGATCAATCAGCGTCCCACCGCCATGAATAAGTCGGATCGTATTAGCTAGCTCTAACGTTTCAATGGATTTAAGTAAAAAACCATCCGCACCGTTACGAAGCGAGTCTAACGCCTGTTTCGTATCCTGAAACGTTGTAAAAATCAATACGCGGATATGTGGCCATTGTTGCTTAATTTTTTTTGTCGCTTCGACTCCATCCATTTGCTGCATATCTAAATCCATGAGTACAACGTGAGGTTGAAGGCGCCCACACAAGTCGATGGCTTGATCGCCATCTTCAGCCAAACCGACTACATTTATATCTTCATACCTGTCGAGTAGTGTACTCAAACTTTCCCGAACAAATGGCTGATCGTCGACAATTAACAAACGAATAAGTCCATCTTTTATTTCAGTTTGTCGCGGTATGGTACATGTAACAAGCATTCCTTCCTCTGGCTTTGTATATACAGACAATTGACCTTGCAAATTCATTGCCCGCTCTTTCATCGTATTCATACCGAAGCCTTCCTGCCATTCTACATTTCCCTTTCCATTATCTTGCACTTCTAATCTCGTATATTGTTGTTCAAACTGCAATGAAACTATTATTTCAGTCCCTTGACCATGACGTACCGCATTCGTAAGGGACTCTTGTAAACAACGAATGAATGCTATCTTCGCTTGTCGAGACAGTTGATATTCATCTCCGAATGTTCGGAAGCTTACATCCACCTGAGCGTGCTCCTGAAATTCAGCTCCAAGATTTTGTAGAGATTGAATCAAGGAAGGCGATTGACACTGAGGATCCATTTGATGTAGGTAACCTCTCACGTCCTCGATGCTTTTACGTCCCATTTCAAGCAGGGAATCTAGCCTCTGTACACCCATTTCGGTAGCAAGATCGGTTCGCAACGTTTCCATCCCCATAATAATGGAAGTATAGGCGTGACCTACTGTATCATGCAGCTCACTAGAGAGCCTGTTTCGTTCCTCGGCCAGTGTGATGCGTTCGATCTGAGACATATATTGCTCAAGTACCGCGTTTTGTTTACGAATTACTTCATTTTGTTTATGATTGATGATTAATAAATGGAAAGCGAATCCCATTACATAAGCGAATCCGTAGTAGGTGACCATAATCCAATAGCTATTACTTGGCGCAACTGCATAGAAAATCCCGGTTATTACAAAAACTGTTGTTGGAGCTGTCCAATAATAGGACAAATGCTTACTATTTGCTGCGATAAGAAACACCGATATAAGAAAAATATTGTAAGCTTCTGGAAATAAAGAGGTTAAATATATACATAGTCCACCATATAGCAATATTTCTGTGAATAAGTAATATTTGTAATTGAACAGCAAGGCCACCCATGGAATAGAGAAGGCAATAATTTCCCAAAGAATAATAATCCAAAGTGGTAATGTTAAACCATCCTGAAAATTTAATGTTGCTAGGATGGTAGACACACTAACAAGTAGACGGATTCCTAACATAATCCAATCATACCAAAACCAATATTTAACCATATCAAACAATTCATTTACCCCCTAAGTAGCCTTCTTTCTCATTTCCTATATTATAGAATAATCCTTCTTGCATTGTTATATTTTTAAGTTTAAACTGCCTACTATTCGTAGACTACAAATTTCTATCGATTTAGTTGTTGAATCATACTGCGTGTATAACCTCCAAACTTTTTCGTTAAACCATCTACTATTTTAATACTTATGGCGGTAAACATTATACCCATAAACATTACAAGGAGTGACTTTGGAAAAGTATCTATCTGTATGAGAATAATATTCATATCGATGTATCGATACAATAGTGGTGCTAACAGGAACATAAGTGGCATTACATAAAAAATGATTGCACTAATGAGACTGAAAATGCCAATCACAAATTTCTGCATTAACCAAAAGACAGCAGACCAAGTGCGGCGATCCGTAAGTCCTAATTTCACTTGAGCCCAGTCCGATGTATCCGTTGTTACACTTCTATCGTAAGAGTCTGTCGAAATAT
This region includes:
- a CDS encoding prolyl oligopeptidase family serine peptidase is translated as MSTKRRIGNRLLLVSAICTIAIPSVSYAEEVISPENFVNDSSLYEGRNTDVLKSSLYPCTYKNPFNHQFISTLKETNNNIKKIDNPESENPVIATTLSFIRYMDTEDYKSAIDLTSRSLQKVISEEWLKSYWKELPAQLQAGSFKEIGEVTQKETNSVHTNVEIKLVFEQFTVPLLIKLDPSGKIDDFQLSMSFSPVAERPSYSKPESFVDKEVVVGSGAFPLSGTLSVPKGKGPFPAVILVQGSGATDQDETAFALKPFRDLAEGLASKGIAVLRYNKRTYEHGLKTQSSPFYTVDKETTDDALLVTHFLKNESLIDKNQIYILGHSQGGMMLPKMIEKDQNQNIAGAIVMGGPARTIQDVVLDQFEYLFSIGAMKPDEYKFYKSQFELLNDPNFSSQNPPKGFYLGSAVFWDSIRKVKAAEMSKEQKTPLLIIQGERDYQVQSKIEIPLWKEQLKERDNVDYRLYPKLNHFFTEGDGELSKPDEYYSPANIPEYVINDIATWVQGRSK
- a CDS encoding response regulator; its protein translation is MFDMVKYWFWYDWIMLGIRLLVSVSTILATLNFQDGLTLPLWIIILWEIIAFSIPWVALLFNYKYYLFTEILLYGGLCIYLTSLFPEAYNIFLISVFLIAANSKHLSYYWTAPTTVFVITGIFYAVAPSNSYWIMVTYYGFAYVMGFAFHLLIINHKQNEVIRKQNAVLEQYMSQIERITLAEERNRLSSELHDTVGHAYTSIIMGMETLRTDLATEMGVQRLDSLLEMGRKSIEDVRGYLHQMDPQCQSPSLIQSLQNLGAEFQEHAQVDVSFRTFGDEYQLSRQAKIAFIRCLQESLTNAVRHGQGTEIIVSLQFEQQYTRLEVQDNGKGNVEWQEGFGMNTMKERAMNLQGQLSVYTKPEEGMLVTCTIPRQTEIKDGLIRLLIVDDQPFVRESLSTLLDRYEDINVVGLAEDGDQAIDLCGRLQPHVVLMDLDMQQMDGVEATKKIKQQWPHIRVLIFTTFQDTKQALDSLRNGADGFLLKSIETLELANTIRLIHGGGTLIDQGMSHKIFEQFDEQNETPQSKATAYELTAREIEILQLVAKGLRYNTIASRLYLSNGTVRNYASSAYTKLGVRNKEEAVQKALEIGIIE
- a CDS encoding sensor domain-containing protein, whose protein sequence is MRLRFIQNGYFLLLTFITGLFYFCFYLIALLFSFTLSFTVVGIPLVIRVLQTTTPFIQFERIQTKIYTDISTDSYDRSVTTDTSDWAQVKLGLTDRRTWSAVFWLMQKFVIGIFSLISAIIFYVMPLMFLLAPLLYRYIDMNIILIQIDTFPKSLLVMFMGIMFTAISIKIVDGLTKKFGGYTRSMIQQLNR